The proteins below are encoded in one region of Shewanella algae:
- a CDS encoding M48 family metallopeptidase, with the protein MSGFDYLAHYSDEIKQQVQQLSQAGKLGEYLRKRHPELHQIRSDKALWDYTQALKQTYLRQSNPLAKVCFDDKISLSHQALGLHTYAARKQGHKLKTKNEIRISSRLKRAPEAFLRMLVVHELAHLREKEHNKAFYKLCTYMEPDYHQLEFELRIYLSLLDANQDPYPM; encoded by the coding sequence TTGAGCGGTTTTGATTATCTGGCCCACTACAGCGACGAGATAAAGCAGCAGGTTCAGCAGCTCAGCCAAGCGGGTAAGCTGGGAGAATACCTGCGAAAACGCCATCCTGAGTTGCATCAGATCCGCAGTGATAAAGCGCTTTGGGACTATACCCAGGCGCTGAAGCAAACTTATCTGCGTCAATCAAACCCGCTTGCCAAAGTGTGTTTCGACGACAAGATCAGCCTCAGCCATCAGGCGCTGGGGCTGCATACCTACGCCGCCCGTAAGCAAGGGCACAAACTCAAGACCAAGAATGAAATCCGTATCTCCTCTCGCCTGAAACGGGCACCCGAAGCCTTTTTGCGGATGTTGGTGGTGCATGAGCTGGCGCACTTGAGGGAGAAAGAACACAACAAGGCCTTCTACAAACTGTGCACCTATATGGAGCCTGACTACCATCAGTTGGAGTTTGAGCTCAGGATCTACCTCAGCTTGCTGGATGCCAACCAAGATCCCTACCCAATGTAA
- a CDS encoding YibL family ribosome-associated protein, with translation MNLKQELQQLNDKLDQYRRKLAAAEQRGDGPIIAQFQREIAAVNKRIAAIKGQQSRQLGKQGQSIRDLPFSRELTKAEQADMGKLKKSVRGLVVVHPMTALGREMGITAVTGFAPKAF, from the coding sequence ATGAATTTGAAGCAGGAGCTGCAACAGCTCAACGATAAGCTGGATCAGTATCGCCGTAAATTGGCCGCCGCAGAGCAACGTGGCGATGGTCCTATCATTGCCCAGTTTCAGCGGGAAATCGCCGCCGTCAACAAGCGGATTGCAGCCATCAAGGGCCAGCAGAGTCGGCAGCTTGGCAAGCAGGGACAGTCTATTCGCGATCTGCCTTTTAGCCGCGAACTCACCAAAGCCGAACAGGCCGACATGGGCAAACTCAAGAAGTCTGTCCGGGGTTTGGTCGTTGTGCATCCCATGACAGCGCTGGGCAGAGAAATGGGTATTACTGCCGTTACCGGGTTTGCACCCAAGGCATTTTAA
- a CDS encoding VF530 family DNA-binding protein, protein MTASNSPQANKDPLHGLTLKAILTEMVEQYGFDGLAQRIKVRCFSHDPSIKSSLTFLRKTQWAREKLERLYLTSKGLPIPPHLLGSSTPATREKPTKQTCADKPQTNAHIWGKKSD, encoded by the coding sequence ATGACAGCTTCCAATTCCCCTCAAGCCAACAAAGATCCCCTGCACGGCTTGACCCTCAAGGCGATACTCACAGAGATGGTGGAGCAGTACGGCTTTGATGGCCTGGCACAAAGGATAAAAGTGCGCTGCTTCAGCCATGATCCCAGCATTAAATCGAGCCTGACCTTTTTGCGAAAGACCCAATGGGCCAGGGAAAAACTGGAACGTCTCTATCTGACCAGTAAGGGCTTGCCCATTCCGCCTCACCTTCTGGGCAGTTCAACCCCGGCAACACGGGAAAAACCAACCAAACAAACCTGTGCCGACAAGCCTCAAACCAATGCCCATATCTGGGGTAAAAAGAGCGACTAG
- a CDS encoding TPR end-of-group domain-containing protein — MKLWHALVLVLMSLALPVTAAEEPPKPYSEQSIYDKPLMERYVLDELKSIRQDMQSLEKRVTVDITDRELAVADKSMNYANVTVTYFFYLIAAAVSLIALVGWQSLKDIRDKTQEMANEKLEAIAAQYEKKFQEMERELKRKSRIITENNKEIERINEIHNLWIRAQHSQTPEQRIEIYNDILKIRPGDLEALTYKADAAMEMGEYHWALSICNRVLEVDPKNANALYQRACAFTRMGSEEQAISDLELAVGFSASLSEAAKEEKDFDSLHGYKRFDDLISDD; from the coding sequence ATGAAGTTATGGCATGCACTGGTATTAGTGTTAATGAGCCTGGCGTTGCCGGTTACGGCGGCCGAAGAGCCCCCAAAACCCTATTCTGAGCAGAGTATTTACGACAAGCCCTTGATGGAGCGCTATGTGCTCGATGAGCTCAAGTCGATACGGCAAGACATGCAGTCGCTGGAAAAACGGGTCACGGTCGATATTACCGACCGAGAGTTGGCGGTGGCCGACAAGTCGATGAACTATGCCAATGTGACTGTGACCTACTTCTTCTATCTTATCGCTGCCGCGGTGTCACTGATTGCTCTGGTAGGTTGGCAGTCACTCAAGGATATTCGCGACAAGACCCAGGAGATGGCCAACGAGAAGCTGGAGGCGATTGCTGCCCAGTATGAGAAAAAGTTTCAGGAAATGGAACGTGAGCTGAAACGCAAGAGCCGGATCATTACTGAAAACAACAAGGAAATTGAACGGATCAACGAGATCCACAACCTGTGGATCCGCGCTCAACATTCGCAGACACCGGAGCAGCGAATCGAGATCTACAACGATATCCTCAAAATACGTCCGGGCGATCTCGAGGCCTTAACCTACAAGGCCGATGCCGCCATGGAAATGGGCGAGTATCATTGGGCCTTGAGCATCTGTAACCGGGTGTTGGAAGTGGATCCCAAGAACGCCAATGCACTTTATCAGCGGGCCTGCGCCTTTACCCGCATGGGCTCGGAAGAGCAGGCGATTTCCGATCTGGAATTGGCTGTGGGTTTCAGTGCCTCACTCAGTGAGGCGGCCAAGGAGGAGAAAGACTTTGATTCCCTGCATGGCTACAAACGTTTTGACGATCTGATCAGTGACGACTGA
- a CDS encoding DEAD/DEAH box helicase — protein sequence MHFSDFSLDQRLLQTLKHMGIDEPTEIQREAIPVALAGKDLMASSKTGSGKTLAFLLPAMQRVISTKALSKRDPRVLILLPTRELANQVYAQLRLLVANTQYRAISVLGGENFNDQAKALARDPHFIVATPGRIADHLSQRHLYLEGLELLILDEADRMLDLGFAPQLKAINDAANHRRRQTLMFSATLEHEEVNDIATTLLNDPLHVAIGAANAEHQDIHQRIFLCDHLDHKEALLTELLKREQQRQVIIFTATRQDTDRLAEKLKQEGYSAVALSGELRQSARNQIMDQFSRGQQQILVTTDVASRGLDLVNVSLVVNFDMPKFAEEYVHRIGRTGRAGAKGDALSLVGPKDWFNFKKLQNFLGRRFELSTLEGLEPKFSGLADPKRQSSKPKNAKASKPKGRSKTAAKPGKAKSGRDKRFITGVDVGDAPMRRKPAPVDNGDESGSES from the coding sequence TTGCATTTTTCCGATTTTTCGCTGGATCAGCGTCTGCTGCAAACCCTTAAGCATATGGGTATCGACGAGCCTACCGAAATTCAGCGTGAAGCGATTCCCGTAGCGCTGGCCGGGAAAGACCTGATGGCCTCATCCAAGACGGGCTCGGGAAAGACCTTGGCCTTTTTGCTGCCGGCAATGCAAAGGGTGATCTCCACCAAGGCGCTCAGCAAGCGCGATCCCAGGGTATTGATACTCCTGCCGACCCGTGAGCTGGCCAACCAGGTTTACGCCCAGCTGCGTCTGTTGGTTGCCAATACCCAATATCGAGCCATCAGTGTGCTTGGCGGGGAAAACTTCAACGATCAGGCCAAGGCGCTGGCGCGGGATCCACACTTTATCGTCGCCACCCCGGGACGGATTGCCGACCACCTGTCACAACGCCATCTGTATCTGGAAGGGCTGGAACTGCTTATTCTTGACGAAGCCGACCGCATGCTGGATCTCGGCTTTGCCCCGCAACTCAAGGCAATCAACGACGCTGCCAACCATAGACGGCGTCAAACACTGATGTTCTCGGCCACTCTGGAACATGAAGAGGTCAATGACATCGCCACCACCTTGCTCAATGATCCACTGCACGTAGCCATTGGCGCCGCCAATGCCGAGCATCAGGACATACACCAGCGTATTTTCCTCTGTGACCATCTGGATCATAAAGAGGCGCTGCTGACTGAGCTGCTAAAGCGCGAGCAACAGCGCCAGGTGATCATCTTCACCGCCACCCGCCAGGATACCGACAGATTAGCCGAGAAGCTCAAGCAAGAAGGCTACAGCGCCGTGGCGCTCAGTGGTGAACTGCGCCAAAGCGCCCGCAACCAGATAATGGATCAGTTCAGCCGTGGCCAGCAGCAAATTCTGGTGACAACCGACGTCGCCTCCCGCGGTCTGGATCTGGTGAATGTGTCCTTGGTGGTCAACTTCGACATGCCCAAATTCGCCGAAGAATATGTCCACCGTATCGGCCGTACCGGCCGCGCCGGTGCCAAGGGCGACGCCCTGTCTCTGGTGGGTCCCAAGGACTGGTTCAACTTCAAGAAGCTGCAGAACTTTCTCGGTCGCCGCTTCGAGCTCAGTACCCTTGAGGGGCTAGAACCCAAATTCAGTGGCCTTGCCGATCCCAAGCGCCAGAGCAGCAAACCCAAGAACGCCAAGGCCAGCAAGCCCAAGGGCCGCAGCAAGACAGCGGCTAAACCGGGCAAGGCCAAGTCCGGCAGAGACAAACGCTTTATTACCGGGGTGGATGTGGGCGATGCCCCTATGAGGCGTAAACCCGCTCCAGTAGATAACGGCGATGAAAGCGGCTCCGAGTCATAA
- the nrdG gene encoding anaerobic ribonucleoside-triphosphate reductase-activating protein has translation MNYHQYYPVDVVNGPGTRVTLFVSGCEHQCRGCYNQSTWDPRSGHPFDQAMSDRIIADLNDSRIPRRGLSLSGGDPLFPGNLDAIKALLLRVRDECPGKDVWLWTGYRLDELSPAQRELLGLIHVLVDGKFVQEQADPSLKFRGSANQVIHLLNDPQ, from the coding sequence ATGAACTATCATCAGTATTACCCCGTGGATGTGGTCAATGGACCGGGCACCCGGGTAACCCTGTTTGTCTCCGGTTGTGAACATCAGTGCCGGGGTTGTTATAACCAGTCAACCTGGGATCCCCGCTCCGGGCATCCTTTCGACCAGGCGATGTCTGACAGGATCATTGCCGATCTCAATGACAGCCGGATCCCGAGAAGGGGCTTGTCACTTTCAGGTGGTGACCCACTGTTTCCGGGCAATCTTGACGCCATCAAGGCCTTACTGCTGCGGGTGCGGGACGAATGCCCTGGAAAGGATGTCTGGCTCTGGACTGGTTATCGTCTCGATGAACTCAGTCCGGCGCAGCGGGAATTGCTCGGGCTTATTCATGTGTTGGTGGATGGCAAATTCGTGCAGGAGCAAGCGGATCCGTCGCTGAAGTTTCGTGGTTCGGCCAACCAGGTGATACATCTGCTCAACGACCCTCAGTAA
- the ribA gene encoding GTP cyclohydrolase II, with the protein MSIKFIATAKLPTPWGVFAMHGFEDTETGKEHVALTFGELQADKPMLGRIHSECLTGDALFSLRCDCGFQLQTAMQNVAEAGQGFILYLRQEGRGIGLLNKIRAYELQDDGANTVEANERLGFPADMRKYDMIAPMLEKIGVHKVRLMTNNPRKVQAMKDVGMEVVERVPLQVGKNRYNEAYLKTKSTELGHMMSEYHFTEGHQD; encoded by the coding sequence ATGTCTATTAAATTTATCGCCACCGCCAAATTGCCAACCCCTTGGGGGGTGTTTGCCATGCATGGTTTCGAGGATACCGAAACCGGTAAAGAGCACGTGGCGCTGACTTTTGGTGAGCTCCAAGCCGATAAACCCATGCTGGGACGGATCCATTCGGAATGTCTCACCGGAGATGCCCTGTTCAGCCTGCGCTGCGACTGCGGCTTTCAACTGCAGACCGCGATGCAAAATGTCGCCGAAGCCGGTCAGGGCTTTATTCTCTACCTGCGTCAGGAAGGTCGTGGCATAGGGCTGTTGAACAAAATTCGAGCCTACGAGTTGCAGGACGATGGCGCCAATACAGTGGAAGCCAACGAGCGTCTGGGCTTTCCGGCCGATATGCGCAAGTACGATATGATTGCGCCCATGCTGGAAAAAATTGGCGTTCACAAGGTTAGGTTGATGACCAATAATCCGCGCAAGGTGCAGGCGATGAAAGATGTCGGCATGGAAGTTGTCGAGCGGGTGCCGCTGCAGGTGGGCAAAAACCGTTACAACGAAGCCTACCTCAAGACCAAGTCTACTGAGCTTGGCCATATGATGTCTGAGTATCATTTCACCGAAGGTCATCAGGACTGA
- the nrdD gene encoding anaerobic ribonucleoside-triphosphate reductase gives MPVVIKRDGCRTQFDETRIRDAVLAASSHCGIEDVDYAATVAALVTQAVTDKAEVNIQELQDRVENLLMEGPYKQVARSYIEYRHDRDICRESSSRLNLEIRGLVEQSNATLLNENANKDSKVIPTQRDLLAGIVAKHYAKHHILPKDVVAAHEAGEIHYHDLDYSPFFPMFNCMLIDLGGMLTQGFKMGNAEIETPKSISTATAVTAQIIAQVASHIYGGTTINRIDEVLAPFVAKSYDKHYQTALKWGITDAKAFATEQTKKECHDAFQSLEYEVNTLHTANGQTPFVTFGFGLGTSWESRLIQESILRIRMEGLGKNRKTAVFPKLVFAIRDGINHKAGDCNYDIKQLALECASIRMYPDILNYEQVVKVTGSFKTPMGCRSFLGTYEENGELLHEGRNNLGVVSLNLPRVALEAKGDEAEFYRILDQRLEMARKALDTRIERLANVKARVAPILYMEGACGVRLRGDDNIAEIFKNGRASISLGYIGLHETINALYGTDTHVFDDETLRQKAVAIVAHLKAATVRWKEETGYGFSLYSTPSESLCSRFAKLDAKSFGLVDGVTDKGYYTNSFHLDVEKKVNPYDKLDFEQPYPELANGGFICYGEYPNMQHNLEALENVWDYSYSRVPYYGTNTPIDECYDCGFTGEFICTSKGFTCPKCGNHEPSRVSVTRRVCGYLGSPDARPFNHGKQEEVKRRVKHL, from the coding sequence ATGCCGGTAGTGATTAAGCGGGACGGGTGCCGTACTCAGTTCGACGAAACAAGGATAAGGGATGCGGTGCTGGCAGCCTCTAGCCACTGCGGTATAGAAGATGTGGACTATGCGGCCACAGTCGCAGCGCTGGTCACCCAGGCGGTAACCGACAAGGCTGAGGTCAATATCCAGGAGTTGCAGGACAGGGTCGAAAACCTGTTGATGGAAGGGCCGTACAAGCAAGTGGCCCGTAGCTACATCGAATATCGTCACGACAGAGATATCTGCCGTGAATCCAGCAGCCGACTGAATCTGGAGATCCGCGGCCTGGTCGAGCAGAGCAACGCGACCCTGCTCAACGAAAATGCCAATAAAGACTCCAAGGTGATCCCCACCCAGAGGGATCTCCTGGCCGGTATTGTCGCCAAACACTATGCCAAACATCATATCCTGCCCAAGGATGTGGTTGCCGCCCATGAGGCCGGTGAGATCCACTATCACGATCTCGACTATTCGCCTTTCTTCCCTATGTTCAACTGTATGCTGATCGATCTCGGTGGCATGTTGACCCAAGGGTTTAAGATGGGCAATGCCGAGATTGAGACACCAAAATCCATCTCGACTGCGACCGCAGTTACCGCGCAGATCATCGCCCAGGTCGCCAGCCATATTTATGGCGGCACCACAATCAACCGCATAGATGAAGTGTTGGCCCCTTTTGTGGCCAAGAGCTACGACAAGCATTATCAAACGGCGCTCAAGTGGGGGATTACCGATGCCAAGGCGTTTGCCACAGAGCAGACCAAGAAAGAGTGTCACGACGCCTTCCAGTCGCTGGAATATGAGGTCAATACCCTGCATACCGCCAATGGTCAGACGCCTTTTGTTACCTTCGGTTTCGGTTTGGGTACCAGCTGGGAGTCGAGGCTGATCCAAGAGTCTATTTTGCGGATCCGCATGGAAGGCCTTGGCAAGAACCGCAAGACAGCGGTTTTCCCCAAGTTGGTGTTTGCCATTCGTGATGGTATCAACCATAAGGCCGGCGACTGCAACTACGACATCAAGCAGTTGGCGCTCGAGTGTGCCAGCATCCGCATGTATCCGGATATTCTCAACTATGAGCAGGTGGTCAAGGTTACTGGCTCATTCAAGACTCCTATGGGTTGTCGCAGTTTCCTTGGCACCTATGAGGAAAACGGCGAGCTGCTGCATGAAGGTCGCAACAACCTAGGCGTAGTCAGCCTGAACTTGCCGAGGGTGGCGCTGGAAGCCAAGGGTGATGAAGCCGAGTTTTATCGCATTTTGGATCAAAGGCTGGAGATGGCCCGCAAGGCGCTGGATACCCGCATCGAACGTCTGGCCAACGTCAAGGCCAGAGTGGCGCCCATTCTCTATATGGAAGGGGCTTGCGGAGTGCGCCTGCGCGGTGATGATAACATTGCCGAAATCTTCAAAAACGGCCGAGCTTCCATCTCTCTGGGCTATATAGGCCTGCATGAGACAATCAATGCTCTCTATGGTACAGACACCCATGTGTTTGACGATGAAACATTGAGGCAGAAAGCAGTTGCCATAGTGGCTCACCTCAAGGCGGCTACAGTGCGCTGGAAAGAGGAAACCGGTTATGGTTTCAGCCTCTACAGTACACCGAGCGAGAGCCTGTGCAGCCGTTTTGCCAAGCTGGATGCCAAGAGCTTTGGCCTGGTTGATGGTGTTACCGACAAGGGCTATTACACCAACAGCTTCCACCTGGATGTGGAGAAGAAGGTGAATCCTTACGACAAACTCGACTTCGAACAGCCGTATCCCGAGCTCGCCAATGGTGGTTTCATCTGCTACGGCGAATACCCGAATATGCAGCACAACCTAGAAGCGCTGGAGAATGTCTGGGACTACAGCTACAGCCGGGTGCCTTACTATGGAACCAACACACCAATAGATGAGTGTTACGACTGTGGTTTTACCGGTGAGTTTATCTGTACCAGCAAGGGCTTTACCTGCCCCAAGTGTGGCAACCATGAGCCCAGTCGGGTGTCTGTGACCCGCAGGGTTTGCGGTTATCTCGGCAGCCCGGATGCCAGACCCTTCAACCATGGCAAGCAGGAAGAGGTCAAACGTCGGGTTAAGCACCTTTAA
- the rssA gene encoding patatin-like phospholipase RssA: MAQSHNPCIGIALGSGAAKGWAHIGVLKGLAAMGVHPAKVAGSSIGALVGAAYANERLEELEDWVRSFSSWDVLGLMDISWGRGGLISGDKVFNAIQDRIGDLLIEELKYPFTAVSTDLYSGQEIWFRQGDLRQAVRASCSMPGIMSPVRQGHRWLVDGAVVNPIPVSVARAMGASLVIGVDLHGHRREQLQVLPVALNSEEHSLQNKVVEHSSENGFMDLLAKGKDYISGLTDKFSLGNKAEPGMLAVMSQSMDILEQRHKRARLMGDPPDICIVPKVSDIGTMEFHRASEAIAAGEKAVQQASHLIDAALGRL, translated from the coding sequence ATGGCGCAGAGTCATAACCCTTGTATCGGCATCGCCCTGGGAAGTGGCGCCGCCAAAGGATGGGCCCACATAGGAGTACTCAAAGGTCTGGCAGCCATGGGGGTGCATCCGGCCAAGGTGGCTGGTTCATCCATAGGTGCCCTGGTCGGTGCTGCCTATGCCAATGAGCGTCTCGAAGAGCTGGAAGACTGGGTGCGTAGTTTTTCCAGTTGGGACGTGTTGGGATTGATGGATATCAGCTGGGGCCGGGGCGGGCTCATCAGTGGTGACAAGGTGTTCAATGCCATTCAGGACCGCATCGGCGATCTCTTGATTGAAGAGCTCAAATATCCCTTTACAGCGGTGTCGACCGACCTCTACTCAGGGCAGGAGATCTGGTTTCGTCAGGGCGACTTGCGTCAGGCCGTCAGGGCTTCCTGCTCCATGCCGGGGATCATGTCGCCGGTGCGTCAGGGCCATCGTTGGTTGGTGGATGGCGCAGTGGTGAATCCCATTCCCGTGTCTGTGGCCAGAGCCATGGGTGCCAGTTTGGTGATAGGTGTCGATCTGCATGGTCACAGGCGCGAACAGTTGCAGGTACTGCCGGTGGCACTCAATAGTGAAGAGCACTCATTACAGAACAAAGTGGTGGAGCATTCCTCCGAGAACGGTTTTATGGATCTGTTGGCCAAGGGCAAGGATTATATTTCCGGCCTGACCGACAAGTTCTCCCTCGGCAATAAGGCCGAACCCGGCATGTTGGCTGTGATGTCACAGTCGATGGATATTCTGGAGCAGCGCCACAAGCGCGCGCGCTTGATGGGGGATCCACCGGATATCTGTATCGTGCCAAAGGTGTCTGACATAGGCACCATGGAGTTTCACCGTGCCAGTGAAGCCATTGCCGCCGGTGAGAAGGCGGTGCAGCAGGCCTCGCATCTGATTGATGCGGCGTTGGGTCGTCTCTGA
- a CDS encoding DUF3010 family protein: protein MKVCAVELKGGEAVICLLSAQGDVFNVPDCRRHSFTLSNPASQEAIREFQFAFNKLMEDYQVEHVVIIEREYKGKLAGSSASFKFEAAIQLGKLPVTMLTPQSIKEQLKRNPPQVDFSGLELKKFQQNAFDAAYAFQQMRIYKKV, encoded by the coding sequence ATGAAAGTTTGTGCTGTTGAATTAAAAGGCGGCGAAGCCGTCATCTGTTTGCTGAGCGCCCAGGGTGACGTATTCAACGTCCCCGATTGCCGCCGTCACTCATTTACCTTGAGCAATCCTGCCAGCCAGGAAGCGATTAGGGAGTTCCAATTCGCCTTCAATAAGCTGATGGAAGACTATCAGGTCGAACATGTAGTGATTATCGAGCGCGAATACAAGGGGAAGCTGGCCGGCAGCTCTGCCAGTTTCAAGTTCGAGGCAGCCATTCAACTGGGTAAGTTGCCGGTAACAATGCTGACACCTCAAAGCATTAAAGAGCAGCTGAAACGCAATCCACCGCAAGTGGACTTCAGCGGCCTGGAGCTGAAAAAGTTCCAGCAAAACGCCTTTGACGCCGCGTACGCCTTCCAGCAGATGCGGATCTACAAGAAGGTCTGA